A single Streptomyces sp. Edi2 DNA region contains:
- a CDS encoding VOC family protein, translating into MSHSWPSHLDVGAVRFARPTAKYDDVLVFYRDVLGLPVLAEWRGHHGYDGIVLGLPGTPVHMELLQHGDPPRVPEPHPENQLVLYLRGPEAVAVASRRLAEHGHSPVPAANPYWPEHGAVLFKDPDGWLVVLAPWVFGEEPPPAG; encoded by the coding sequence ATGTCTCACTCCTGGCCCAGCCACCTCGATGTAGGAGCGGTCCGCTTCGCCCGGCCGACTGCGAAGTACGACGACGTTCTGGTCTTCTACCGCGACGTCCTCGGCTTGCCGGTACTCGCCGAATGGCGCGGCCATCACGGCTATGACGGCATCGTCCTCGGCCTGCCCGGCACCCCGGTGCACATGGAGCTCCTGCAGCACGGCGACCCACCCCGCGTCCCCGAGCCGCACCCGGAGAACCAGTTGGTGCTCTATCTCCGCGGCCCCGAAGCCGTCGCCGTCGCCTCCCGACGTCTCGCCGAGCACGGACACAGCCCGGTCCCCGCCGCGAATCCCTACTGGCCGGAGCACGGCGCCGTCCTCTTCAAGGACCCGGACGGCTGGCTGGTCGTACTGGCGCCCTGGGTCTTCGGCGAAGAGCCCCCACCGGCCGGCTGA
- a CDS encoding molybdopterin-dependent oxidoreductase, which translates to MGRDEPGAGCGPYTTDGLLPPGQRLARGWPVSHYGPVPRFRPDRWDLKVFGATETGDNPTWTLDAFTALPTIEVVADLHCATGPTSTGHEWFGVAATTLLELAPPSPQVTHVMAWAEYGYSANMRLSDFASSRTLLATHHNGESLTAEHGFPLRLVVPHLYGYKGPKWLRGIEYMTADRRGFWEERGYHNIGEAWRGRRHSYQEEDGDGPPL; encoded by the coding sequence ATGGGACGTGACGAGCCCGGCGCGGGCTGTGGCCCGTACACCACCGACGGGCTCCTTCCCCCTGGGCAGCGGCTCGCCCGGGGCTGGCCCGTCTCGCACTACGGCCCCGTCCCCAGGTTCCGGCCCGATCGCTGGGACCTGAAGGTCTTCGGCGCCACCGAGACGGGTGACAACCCCACGTGGACCCTCGACGCATTCACGGCCCTGCCGACCATCGAGGTCGTCGCCGATCTGCACTGCGCGACAGGACCCACGTCGACCGGCCACGAGTGGTTCGGCGTCGCTGCCACCACACTGCTGGAACTGGCGCCTCCCTCCCCCCAGGTCACACACGTCATGGCCTGGGCTGAGTACGGCTACAGCGCCAACATGCGGCTCAGCGACTTCGCCTCCTCCCGGACGCTCCTGGCCACCCACCACAACGGAGAATCGCTCACCGCCGAGCACGGCTTTCCCCTGCGCCTCGTCGTTCCCCACCTCTACGGCTACAAGGGCCCCAAGTGGCTGCGCGGCATCGAGTACATGACTGCCGACCGCCGCGGTTTCTGGGAAGAGCGCGGCTACCACAACATCGGCGAGGCATGGCGAGGCCGGCGCCACTCCTACCAAGAGGAAGACGGCGACGGGCCTCCGCTGTAA
- a CDS encoding aminoglycoside phosphotransferase family protein: MMASSHHDEESLAGGGVHHVVRSGRTVRRPVGPWSPTVHALLGHLREAGFTGAPRAHGFDDDGREILDHLPGEVAHYPLPDYVRTDASLEAVALLLRAYHDATAGFLPPPDAKWYQPPREPAEVVCHGDLAPYNTVYRDGVPVALIDFDTAHPGPRVWDLAYAAYRFVPLTGPDNRDFPLPVADQARRLRLFADAYGLDRAIREVLPHTAAERLERLVGHMHEQATAGVAAFARHIADGHDALYRADRAHIARHEEAFVAALLR; encoded by the coding sequence ATGATGGCCTCATCCCACCACGACGAAGAATCACTGGCCGGTGGCGGCGTCCATCACGTCGTACGCAGCGGGCGGACGGTCCGGCGTCCCGTGGGGCCATGGAGCCCCACCGTCCACGCTCTCCTCGGCCACCTGCGAGAGGCAGGATTCACCGGTGCGCCGCGCGCCCACGGTTTCGACGACGACGGCCGGGAAATCCTGGACCATCTGCCGGGCGAGGTGGCGCACTACCCCCTGCCCGATTACGTACGGACGGACGCGTCCCTCGAAGCGGTCGCCCTGCTGTTGCGCGCCTATCACGACGCGACCGCCGGTTTCCTTCCGCCTCCGGACGCCAAGTGGTACCAGCCACCGCGCGAGCCTGCCGAGGTGGTCTGCCATGGTGACCTCGCCCCGTACAACACGGTCTACCGGGACGGGGTCCCCGTGGCGCTCATCGACTTCGACACCGCTCACCCCGGCCCGCGGGTCTGGGACCTCGCCTATGCCGCATACCGGTTCGTGCCACTGACCGGGCCGGACAACCGGGACTTTCCCCTGCCGGTCGCCGATCAGGCACGTCGGCTGCGGCTGTTCGCCGACGCGTACGGGCTCGATCGTGCCATCCGCGAAGTCCTGCCCCACACTGCGGCCGAGCGGCTGGAACGCCTCGTGGGACACATGCACGAACAGGCCACAGCCGGTGTCGCCGCCTTCGCCCGGCACATTGCCGACGGCCACGACGCGCTCTACCGGGCGGACCGGGCGCACATCGCCCGCCACGAGGAAGCCTTCGTCGCGGCGCTGCTGCGCTGA
- a CDS encoding VOC family protein, protein MGNEGIPAPSEGLLMTHFLTVRDVARSRRFYSEVLGGQVVLDENPCIVKLANSWIIMNPGGGPTPDKPDVTLVPPGEPDTISSFMNLRVADIEACYAEWSAKGAEFLTPPIDRRAEVRCYLRDPDGYLIEVGQATGMLQGIFARTDSNSG, encoded by the coding sequence ATGGGCAACGAGGGTATTCCGGCCCCGAGTGAGGGGCTTCTGATGACACATTTCTTGACGGTGCGTGACGTGGCGCGTTCGCGCCGGTTCTACAGCGAGGTGTTGGGCGGGCAGGTCGTCCTGGACGAGAACCCTTGCATTGTGAAGCTCGCCAACAGTTGGATCATCATGAATCCGGGCGGCGGCCCCACCCCGGACAAGCCCGACGTGACGCTGGTCCCGCCCGGCGAACCGGACACCATCTCCAGCTTCATGAACCTGCGAGTTGCCGATATCGAGGCCTGCTACGCCGAATGGAGCGCGAAAGGCGCGGAGTTCCTGACTCCGCCGATCGACCGGCGTGCCGAGGTCCGCTGCTACCTGCGCGACCCTGATGGCTACCTGATCGAGGTCGGGCAGGCCACCGGAATGCTGCAAGGTATTTTCGCCCGCACCGACAGCAATTCCGGGTAG
- a CDS encoding HdeD family acid-resistance protein → MTYPSDSAGTSPPHDTEPRDVSPAGGLNALANMGWQFLLVMGLAAIALGVIALAWPSQTLRVVGVLFGIYLLATGVFQLAAAFGTHVPRHLRVLHFVAGALFILLGLVCFRGTLESILLLALWIGFGWLLRGIMVTATAVSAEEIPARGWQIFSGIITTLAGIVLIVLPFGSIAALTLVVGIMAIVVGAVEVFHAIKMRVELGHLTQGTATKRRPMFHSRPHPQH, encoded by the coding sequence ATGACATACCCCTCCGATTCCGCAGGCACCAGCCCTCCGCACGACACCGAACCCAGAGACGTCTCCCCGGCCGGGGGCCTGAACGCCCTGGCGAACATGGGCTGGCAATTCCTGCTCGTCATGGGCCTGGCCGCGATCGCGCTGGGCGTCATCGCCCTGGCCTGGCCCAGCCAGACCCTGCGGGTCGTCGGCGTACTCTTCGGCATCTACCTGCTGGCCACCGGTGTCTTCCAGCTGGCCGCTGCCTTTGGCACACACGTCCCCCGGCACCTGCGGGTGTTGCATTTCGTCGCGGGTGCGCTCTTCATCCTGCTGGGCCTGGTCTGCTTCCGCGGCACCCTGGAATCGATTCTGCTGCTCGCGCTGTGGATCGGCTTCGGCTGGCTGCTGCGCGGCATCATGGTGACCGCCACGGCGGTCTCCGCCGAGGAGATCCCGGCGCGCGGCTGGCAGATCTTCTCGGGAATCATCACCACTCTGGCCGGCATCGTGCTGATCGTGTTGCCGTTCGGCTCGATCGCCGCCCTGACCTTGGTGGTGGGCATCATGGCCATCGTCGTGGGTGCCGTCGAGGTCTTCCACGCCATCAAGATGCGCGTCGAACTCGGCCACCTCACCCAGGGCACAGCCACCAAGCGCCGGCCCATGTTCCACTCCCGCCCCCACCCCCAGCACTGA
- a CDS encoding DoxX family protein produces MNIAYWIVAGLLALFYCYAGTLKVIRSRDQLRPMMAWVDRIPLPAVRALGTVEILGAAGLVLPPLTGIAPSLAPAAAIGFVLLQTGAIAVHLTGEDRRIALNVGLTATAAVTIWLATRR; encoded by the coding sequence ATGAACATCGCCTACTGGATCGTCGCCGGACTGCTCGCCCTCTTCTACTGCTACGCAGGAACGCTGAAGGTGATCCGCAGCCGCGATCAACTCCGCCCGATGATGGCCTGGGTCGACCGCATACCCTTGCCCGCCGTCAGGGCGCTGGGGACGGTCGAAATACTCGGCGCGGCCGGCCTGGTCCTGCCACCGCTGACCGGCATCGCGCCCTCGCTGGCGCCGGCCGCGGCCATCGGCTTCGTCCTTCTGCAGACCGGTGCGATCGCCGTGCACCTGACCGGCGAAGACCGCCGGATCGCACTCAACGTCGGGCTCACCGCCACCGCGGCCGTGACCATCTGGCTGGCCACCAGGCGGTGA
- a CDS encoding cupin domain-containing protein has protein sequence MTEETKTSEPQAGPAVSVVGPGGGETIVLGTTRMRVLEDGSHTGHRLAIAESVLSPRTQEPPQYRHAQHDEGFYVLSGTLRFTVGDEDYDATAGTLVTVPPGTPHAFANLTDQPAVMLSTFTPDLYVQYFRDLQEVFADGRPLTRQANIDAMSRYATEPATNLA, from the coding sequence ATGACCGAAGAGACGAAGACCAGCGAGCCGCAGGCCGGCCCCGCCGTATCGGTGGTGGGTCCCGGCGGCGGTGAGACGATCGTTCTGGGCACCACGCGCATGCGCGTTCTGGAGGACGGCAGCCACACCGGGCACCGCCTCGCCATCGCCGAGTCCGTCCTCTCCCCGCGCACCCAGGAACCGCCGCAGTACCGCCACGCCCAACACGACGAGGGCTTCTACGTCCTCTCCGGCACCCTGCGGTTCACGGTCGGGGACGAGGACTACGACGCCACCGCGGGCACGCTCGTGACGGTCCCGCCAGGCACCCCGCACGCCTTCGCCAACCTGACCGACCAGCCCGCCGTCATGCTCAGCACATTCACCCCGGACCTGTACGTGCAGTACTTCCGGGATCTCCAGGAGGTGTTCGCCGACGGCCGGCCGTTGACGCGACAGGCCAACATCGATGCGATGAGCCGCTACGCGACCGAGCCCGCCACCAACCTCGCCTGA
- a CDS encoding LysR substrate-binding domain-containing protein, with the protein MELRTLRYFVAVAEELHFGRAATRLHMSQPPLSRAIKQMEADVGALLFARSPTGVTLTPVGTVLLDEARALLDHAERVRVRVSAAAGAATITVGILGDGTDPGVSRLAAAYRRNHPGIDIRIRDTDLTDPTCGLRAGLVDVALTRAPFDETALTVRALRTDPVGVVLRADDPLARRDRLRLAELSDRRWFQFPQGTDPIWQSYWNGGRPREGPMVRAVQECLQAVLWNGTVGLAPFGHDLPAELALVPLIDMAPSRVVAVWNEGDTSPLIRSFVEIATAAYRH; encoded by the coding sequence GTGGAGCTACGGACCTTGCGCTACTTCGTGGCGGTCGCCGAGGAACTTCACTTCGGCCGGGCCGCCACCCGACTGCACATGAGTCAGCCGCCGCTGAGCCGGGCGATCAAGCAGATGGAGGCCGACGTCGGGGCCCTGCTCTTCGCCCGCTCGCCCACCGGCGTCACGCTCACGCCGGTGGGCACGGTGCTGCTCGACGAGGCGCGCGCATTGCTCGACCATGCCGAGCGCGTCCGTGTACGCGTCAGCGCGGCGGCCGGCGCCGCGACCATCACCGTCGGCATCCTGGGCGACGGCACCGACCCGGGAGTGTCCAGGCTGGCCGCCGCCTACCGCCGAAACCACCCCGGCATCGACATCCGCATCCGCGACACCGACCTGACCGACCCGACGTGCGGGCTGCGCGCCGGACTGGTCGACGTCGCCCTCACCCGGGCGCCGTTCGACGAGACCGCCCTGACGGTGCGTGCGCTGCGAACCGATCCGGTCGGCGTGGTCCTGCGCGCCGACGATCCGCTGGCCCGCCGCGACCGGCTGCGGCTGGCCGAGCTGAGCGACCGCCGCTGGTTCCAGTTCCCGCAGGGCACCGACCCCATCTGGCAGTCGTACTGGAACGGCGGCAGGCCGCGCGAGGGGCCAATGGTGCGCGCCGTTCAGGAATGCCTGCAGGCCGTGTTGTGGAACGGCACAGTCGGCCTGGCCCCGTTCGGACACGACCTGCCCGCGGAGTTGGCCCTGGTACCGCTGATCGACATGGCGCCGAGCCGAGTGGTGGCGGTGTGGAACGAAGGTGACACCAGCCCGTTGATCCGATCCTTCGTCGAGATCGCGACAGCCGCGTACCGCCACTGA
- a CDS encoding acyltransferase: MACTVPKKSSAPPRNRPPRLYALDGLRFVAALLVVAYHYITLRDGWGEDSKAISSSVYHISEYGWLGVEVFFLISGFVICMSGWGRSLGDFVASRVSRLYPAYWVAVLLTAAVLTAFPDVRSVGSWQNILTNLTMLQEGVGVPDLDDVYWTLFVELKFYLLFAIVIFRGVTYRRCVLFCGLWTVAGIFSLGSHNDLLTSWAVSQYSPYFIAGIAFYLIHRFRPNALLWAIVAVSFLLAQHYVHGRLVTNLGAKAGLVEEWPARLVILLAFVTMGAIALGGFDRLRWRWLAAAGNLTYPLYLIHMYVGFTLIDLLRRKVPAGLLLPAITAFMLAVSWIIHRYVESPMGTKLRQAMKRSMKEMRAYSMDYERPRTPAHAEAEAEVRSRVDRTERQKVHAP, translated from the coding sequence ATGGCTTGCACCGTGCCGAAAAAATCTTCCGCTCCTCCGAGGAATCGACCGCCGAGACTGTACGCGCTGGACGGGCTGCGTTTCGTGGCTGCGCTTCTGGTGGTGGCGTACCACTACATCACGCTGCGGGATGGCTGGGGGGAGGATTCAAAAGCCATCTCGTCATCCGTGTACCATATTTCGGAGTATGGCTGGCTCGGGGTGGAAGTATTCTTCCTGATCAGCGGATTCGTCATCTGCATGAGCGGCTGGGGGCGTTCGCTCGGCGACTTTGTGGCATCTCGGGTCTCACGGCTCTACCCGGCCTACTGGGTTGCAGTTCTGCTGACGGCGGCAGTTTTGACGGCGTTCCCGGATGTCCGCAGTGTCGGCAGTTGGCAAAATATCCTCACCAATCTCACCATGCTCCAAGAAGGAGTCGGGGTACCTGATCTCGATGACGTCTACTGGACACTGTTCGTCGAGTTGAAGTTCTACCTGCTGTTCGCGATCGTCATCTTCCGCGGTGTCACCTACCGAAGGTGCGTGCTCTTCTGCGGGCTGTGGACAGTGGCCGGAATCTTTTCGCTGGGTTCTCATAATGATCTGCTCACCTCTTGGGCGGTCTCTCAGTACTCCCCATACTTCATCGCCGGAATCGCCTTTTACCTCATCCATCGATTCAGGCCCAACGCCTTGTTGTGGGCCATCGTGGCCGTGTCATTCCTGCTCGCCCAGCATTACGTCCATGGGCGTTTGGTCACAAATCTCGGTGCGAAAGCCGGTCTGGTGGAGGAATGGCCGGCGCGTCTGGTGATCCTGCTGGCCTTCGTGACGATGGGTGCGATCGCTCTGGGGGGTTTCGACCGGCTGCGATGGAGATGGCTGGCGGCCGCAGGGAACCTCACCTACCCGCTCTACCTGATACACATGTATGTGGGCTTTACGCTTATCGACCTACTGCGCCGGAAGGTGCCTGCCGGGCTCCTCCTTCCTGCGATCACTGCGTTCATGCTGGCGGTCTCCTGGATCATCCATCGCTACGTGGAAAGCCCGATGGGCACGAAACTACGGCAGGCGATGAAAAGAAGCATGAAGGAGATGCGAGCATATTCGATGGACTACGAGCGTCCGCGTACCCCTGCTCACGCCGAAGCAGAAGCGGAAGTCCGTTCACGTGTCGATCGAACCGAGCGTCAGAAAGTTCATGCTCCGTAG
- a CDS encoding toll/interleukin-1 receptor domain-containing protein, translating into MADVFINYRTGDGNDTAALIDNELSNRFGKERAFRASKSIPPGTAYPDALLTSLRRSALLLAVIGADWINFRSRLGDPEDWVRKEILEAFACGLPVIPVLAGRTTERLKKDDLPEELARLAELQSVRLDTQNAEADLKRLGDLVAEMVPELYDIERADAPGPGDGSVSNAAGDVHGTAIQSRDFTGDVGGTVVKGPTGPVHSGHGNIYQNSRHESGGRHYSGDGMTNIEGNHHGDIRHRFGGPARHEDDER; encoded by the coding sequence ATGGCCGATGTCTTCATCAACTACCGCACCGGCGACGGAAATGACACCGCCGCCCTGATCGACAACGAACTCTCCAACCGCTTCGGCAAGGAGCGCGCCTTCCGCGCCTCGAAGTCCATCCCTCCCGGCACCGCCTATCCCGATGCCCTGCTGACGAGCCTGCGCCGCAGCGCTCTGCTGCTGGCGGTGATCGGAGCCGACTGGATCAACTTCCGGTCCAGGCTGGGCGACCCGGAGGACTGGGTACGGAAGGAGATCCTGGAGGCATTCGCCTGCGGACTTCCGGTGATCCCCGTCCTGGCGGGCAGGACGACGGAGCGCCTGAAGAAGGACGATCTGCCGGAAGAGCTGGCGCGCCTGGCCGAGCTGCAGTCCGTACGGCTGGACACGCAGAACGCCGAAGCCGATTTGAAGCGCCTCGGTGATCTGGTCGCCGAGATGGTTCCCGAGCTGTATGACATCGAGCGCGCCGACGCACCGGGCCCCGGCGACGGCTCCGTGTCCAACGCGGCCGGCGATGTTCACGGAACGGCCATACAGAGCCGGGACTTCACCGGAGACGTCGGCGGCACCGTCGTCAAGGGGCCGACCGGGCCCGTGCACTCCGGCCACGGCAACATCTATCAGAACTCCCGCCATGAGTCGGGTGGCCGTCACTACTCGGGAGACGGCATGACGAACATCGAAGGCAACCATCACGGTGATATCCGGCACCGGTTCGGTGGGCCGGCGCGGCACGAGGACGACGAACGGTGA
- a CDS encoding helix-turn-helix transcriptional regulator, giving the protein MPQPSTEFGEELRRRRLDAGLSLTGLSAAVHYSKAQLSKVERGIKPPSRDLARLCDAALRADGALIALVAASASGDPDEPAPGGIDEEEWTMQLSPDGSGWFQPLGRRQVVSAGAASLMSWRTGGQGPVSTATGAGMLEASRSLFTHYRRLGQTVEPGVLLPGLIAQTHTLRELSAHADSRTRRKLLALGSRYAEYIGWLVQETGDERAALWWTQRAVDLAAAGGDQALAGYALVRRALVTLYQDDAEQTVALAQRAQTGTLPSRIRGLAAQREAQGHALAGDRDACQRALDTARGLLAGHSDDAEAPVIGSMHLPDSVGMVTGWCLFDLGRPREAAEELNQQLARVSPDAVRTQVRYGVRRALAYATDGEIDHACTLTEPLLDGVAAVRSATVTLDLRRLARVLARHSDHAGVRQLCPRLGTLSRSTPS; this is encoded by the coding sequence GTGCCGCAGCCGTCCACCGAGTTCGGTGAGGAGCTGAGGAGGCGGCGCCTGGACGCCGGGCTCAGTCTCACCGGATTGTCTGCCGCCGTGCACTACAGCAAGGCACAGCTGAGCAAGGTCGAACGAGGCATCAAGCCCCCCAGCCGCGATCTCGCCCGACTGTGCGACGCCGCCCTCCGGGCCGACGGTGCACTGATCGCCCTGGTCGCCGCATCCGCTTCCGGCGATCCCGATGAGCCGGCACCGGGCGGAATCGATGAGGAGGAGTGGACGATGCAGCTGTCACCGGACGGCTCGGGCTGGTTCCAGCCCCTGGGCCGACGCCAGGTCGTGAGCGCCGGCGCCGCTTCGTTGATGAGTTGGCGTACCGGCGGTCAGGGCCCGGTCTCGACGGCCACGGGTGCCGGGATGCTGGAGGCGTCCCGCTCCCTGTTCACGCACTACCGGCGGCTCGGCCAGACCGTCGAGCCCGGCGTCCTGCTGCCCGGGCTGATCGCGCAGACCCACACGCTGCGGGAACTGTCCGCGCATGCCGATTCCCGTACCCGCCGGAAACTGCTCGCGCTCGGCTCCAGGTACGCCGAATACATCGGCTGGCTGGTGCAGGAGACTGGAGACGAGCGGGCGGCGCTGTGGTGGACACAGCGTGCGGTGGATCTTGCGGCTGCCGGGGGTGACCAGGCACTGGCCGGATATGCGCTGGTCCGCCGGGCGTTGGTCACGCTGTATCAGGACGATGCCGAGCAGACGGTCGCCCTGGCCCAGCGGGCGCAGACGGGCACACTCCCCTCCCGGATCCGCGGACTCGCCGCGCAGCGAGAGGCGCAGGGCCACGCGCTCGCGGGCGACCGCGACGCCTGTCAGCGCGCCCTGGACACGGCCCGGGGGCTGCTGGCCGGCCATTCGGACGATGCCGAGGCACCGGTGATCGGCAGCATGCACCTGCCCGACTCGGTCGGCATGGTCACCGGCTGGTGTCTGTTCGACCTGGGCCGCCCGCGGGAGGCGGCCGAAGAGCTGAACCAGCAGCTCGCACGGGTCTCCCCCGACGCGGTACGGACGCAGGTGCGTTACGGCGTCCGTCGGGCACTCGCCTACGCGACGGACGGCGAGATCGACCATGCCTGCACGTTGACGGAACCCCTGCTCGACGGGGTGGCGGCCGTACGCTCCGCGACAGTCACCCTCGACCTCCGACGGCTCGCCCGCGTCCTGGCCCGTCACTCGGACCACGCCGGGGTGCGCCAACTCTGCCCGCGTCTCGGCACGTTATCCCGCTCCACCCCTTCCTGA
- a CDS encoding MFS transporter has translation MTTDALRGPVRFLTTASFVTTVGSGLYLAGSMLFFTRVVGLSVPDVSTGLAISMLVGILSGLPLGAVADRVGPRGLYVATQGVQATAMFLFPMTHSFAAFLALVTVAAIGQRGAQAVGGALVARISEPGERTRIRGHLRAVTNLGMDIGAAAAGIALQLDSAAGYTVLILANGLSFLAAAGLLLKVPSVGPVPRPPGARRMEALRDRPYLALSLLCGVIGFQYDVVSLVLPLWLVSHTAAPRWWLSALLVLNTAVVVLFQVRATRWVRGPLAAATALRGAGFLSLAGCVALALAAGVPALVATALLLVGVLLLSSGELGLAAGAFEISYVLAPEHSQGQYQGSFNLADGVVRAASPVVLTTLCLQGGKPGWVVLGVLLALCGLATRPLTRWALRTRTFPAPEAALPVG, from the coding sequence ATGACGACCGATGCACTCCGTGGCCCGGTACGTTTCCTGACGACCGCCAGTTTCGTCACCACCGTCGGCAGCGGGCTCTATCTGGCCGGCAGCATGCTGTTCTTCACCCGCGTGGTCGGACTGAGTGTGCCGGACGTGAGCACCGGCCTTGCGATCTCGATGCTGGTCGGCATCCTGTCGGGCCTCCCCCTCGGCGCAGTGGCCGATCGCGTCGGGCCCCGGGGACTGTACGTCGCCACCCAAGGTGTCCAGGCGACAGCTATGTTCCTGTTCCCGATGACACACTCCTTCGCCGCCTTTCTCGCGCTGGTCACGGTCGCCGCCATCGGCCAACGCGGCGCCCAGGCGGTCGGTGGCGCCCTCGTCGCACGGATCAGCGAGCCCGGAGAACGTACCCGCATCCGAGGCCACCTCCGCGCCGTCACCAACCTCGGGATGGACATCGGCGCCGCCGCAGCCGGAATCGCGCTCCAACTCGACTCGGCGGCGGGCTACACCGTTCTGATCCTGGCGAACGGGCTGAGCTTCCTCGCAGCGGCGGGCCTGCTGCTCAAGGTCCCCTCCGTGGGGCCGGTGCCACGCCCTCCGGGTGCGCGGCGCATGGAGGCCCTGCGGGACAGGCCGTACCTCGCCCTGTCGCTGCTGTGCGGGGTCATCGGGTTCCAGTACGACGTGGTGTCCCTGGTTCTGCCGCTCTGGCTGGTGTCGCACACCGCGGCGCCCCGGTGGTGGCTTTCCGCACTGCTGGTGCTGAATACGGCAGTGGTGGTTCTGTTCCAGGTCAGGGCAACCCGCTGGGTGAGAGGCCCGTTGGCCGCTGCCACCGCACTCCGCGGAGCGGGGTTCCTGTCCCTCGCCGGCTGTGTTGCTCTCGCGCTCGCCGCAGGGGTTCCCGCCCTCGTCGCCACGGCCCTGCTGCTCGTCGGCGTGCTCCTTCTGTCCTCGGGTGAACTCGGCCTGGCCGCAGGGGCATTCGAAATCAGCTACGTGCTGGCCCCGGAACACTCCCAAGGGCAGTACCAGGGCTCCTTCAACCTGGCTGACGGCGTGGTACGTGCCGCGTCACCGGTCGTGCTCACCACTCTGTGCCTGCAAGGGGGCAAGCCCGGCTGGGTGGTACTCGGCGTCCTCCTCGCACTCTGCGGCCTCGCCACCCGGCCGCTCACCCGCTGGGCCTTGCGCACACGGACGTTTCCGGCACCGGAAGCGGCCCTCCCCGTCGGCTGA
- a CDS encoding cupin domain-containing protein produces the protein MFDLESLLAPMPLDQFLRENWTTRGVVLRGQDRDRFRPLFSWDQLNHLLNFHRLRFGEEIRLAAIGRKIYDQPETPEEWIRHCQDGYTLIINQVQARLPAIAELSSAIERAIGHRSQVNMYCSWPEQQGFDQHHDDHEVFILQIEGTKRWVVSEETYKYPLDKYNNVSADTGEPKGPPYIETELRPGDVLYIPRGHWHYAVAGGEPSLHLTLGVTCRTGVYWLKWLADEEEWRRNLPPVVGGDTIQLADHVRGLMGRIAALADDEQLVKAYLDHHLTTQDSRHREVSLPSQSGFHPLSTNSDTRLRKTHFNAVKVEYDAESEQHRILFGTRKITLDGAPAELIENLFRHESFTLGEATGWAPAFDPAEDVVPLLRLLVEEGLFLEEHPPSG, from the coding sequence GTGTTCGATCTCGAATCCTTGCTTGCCCCGATGCCCCTCGACCAATTTCTTCGCGAGAACTGGACCACCCGGGGCGTCGTCTTACGCGGGCAGGACCGGGACCGCTTCCGCCCGCTCTTCTCTTGGGATCAGCTCAACCACCTTCTCAATTTCCACCGTCTCCGTTTCGGTGAAGAAATCCGCCTGGCGGCCATAGGCAGGAAGATCTACGACCAGCCTGAGACGCCTGAGGAGTGGATCAGGCATTGCCAGGACGGCTACACCCTCATCATCAACCAAGTGCAGGCGCGGCTTCCTGCGATCGCCGAACTGTCATCGGCGATCGAGCGTGCGATCGGCCACCGGAGTCAGGTCAACATGTACTGCTCCTGGCCTGAGCAACAGGGGTTCGACCAGCACCACGACGACCATGAAGTCTTCATCCTGCAGATCGAGGGGACGAAGCGATGGGTCGTCTCCGAGGAGACGTACAAATACCCGCTCGACAAATACAACAACGTCTCCGCCGACACAGGAGAGCCCAAGGGCCCCCCTTACATCGAGACCGAACTCCGTCCGGGGGACGTGCTCTACATTCCACGTGGCCATTGGCACTACGCGGTGGCCGGTGGCGAGCCCTCTTTGCACCTGACGCTGGGGGTGACGTGCCGCACAGGCGTCTACTGGTTGAAGTGGCTGGCGGACGAGGAGGAGTGGCGGCGCAACCTCCCGCCGGTGGTCGGAGGCGACACGATACAACTCGCCGATCATGTGCGCGGACTGATGGGAAGAATCGCCGCGCTGGCCGACGACGAGCAGTTGGTGAAGGCCTATCTCGACCATCATCTGACCACCCAGGACAGTCGTCACCGGGAGGTCAGCCTCCCGAGCCAGTCCGGGTTCCATCCGCTCTCCACGAACAGCGACACGCGTTTGCGGAAAACGCATTTCAACGCCGTCAAGGTTGAATACGACGCCGAGTCCGAACAGCACCGCATTCTGTTCGGTACGCGGAAGATCACGCTCGACGGCGCTCCTGCTGAACTCATTGAAAATCTCTTCCGCCACGAGTCGTTCACTCTCGGGGAAGCCACAGGATGGGCCCCCGCCTTCGACCCGGCCGAAGACGTCGTCCCACTGCTGCGGTTGTTAGTCGAGGAAGGACTCTTTCTGGAAGAGCACCCTCCGTCGGGGTGA